Proteins co-encoded in one Pogoniulus pusillus isolate bPogPus1 chromosome 15, bPogPus1.pri, whole genome shotgun sequence genomic window:
- the PEX26 gene encoding peroxisome assembly protein 26 isoform X1 produces MRSEPVTWSPVAAQAASLLEEATDLLVLHRDFAAALERCEAGCDSLGTASGTSPVPESSAEVKCSLCVVGIQALAEMNRWREVLSWVLQYYHDPEHLPPKVLELCILLYSKVKEPQVMLEVGSSWFRDQSNKRLPEYGSLLELYLLHALLPLGRFEAAEELVRSCDVFDSEQQQAFLGTISESRCQWTQREDRYSAAEQQEDTATETLLGAVSQKLLAMLTFLRRALSFSYVTAIHLQTGAALPTGLGSGLFSGP; encoded by the exons ATGAGGAGCGAGCCTGTGACCTGGTCCCCGGTCGCGGCCCAGGCGGCCTCGCTGCTTGAGGAGGCGACGGACCTGCTGGTGTTGCACCGGGACTTCGCCGCCGCCTTGGAGAGGTGTGAAGCTGGTTGCGACAGCCTGGGTACCGCGTCCGGCACCAGCCCCGTCCCCGAGAG TTCTGCAGAAGTGAAATGCTCCCTTTGTGTTGTGGGCATTCAGGCACTGGCTGAGATGAACCGGTGGAGAGAAGTTCTGTCTTGGGTTTTACAGTATTACCATGACCCTGAACATCTGCCTCCAAAAGTTCTGGAGCTGTG TATCCTGCTATACAGCAAAGTTAAAGAGCCGCAGGTGATGCTGGAGGTTGGCAGTAGCTGGTTCAGAGACCAAAGCAATAAGAGGCTCCCCGAGTACGGCTCCTTGCTGGAGCTCTATCTGTTGCATGCGTTGCTTCCCCTTGGCCGCTttgaggcagcagaggagcttgtGCGCAGCTGTGACGTGTTTGACAGCGAGCAGCAGCAAGCCTTTCTGGGGACCATTTCTGAAAGCCGATGTCAGTGGACTCAGCGGGAAGACAGGTATTCGGCTGCTGAACAGCAGGAAGACACAGCAACAGAAACTCTCTTGG GTGCTGTGTCCCAAAAGCTCTTGGCCATGTTGACATTTCTGCGTAGAGCACTGAG cttctcctacGTCACTGCCATTCATTTACAAACTGGTGCAGCTCTTCCGACAGGCTTGGGCAGCGGTCTCTTCTCCGGTCCATAG
- the PEX26 gene encoding peroxisome assembly protein 26 isoform X2: MRSEPVTWSPVAAQAASLLEEATDLLVLHRDFAAALERCEAGCDSLGTASGTSPVPESSAEVKCSLCVVGIQALAEMNRWREVLSWVLQYYHDPEHLPPKVLELCILLYSKVKEPQVMLEVGSSWFRDQSNKRLPEYGSLLELYLLHALLPLGRFEAAEELVRSCDVFDSEQQQAFLGTISESRCQWTQREDRYSAAEQQEDTATETLLGAVSQKLLAMLTFLRRALRSMSSHFSLLPYKKMLLATFLLYLVVVRLDPASPTSLPFIYKLVQLFRQAWAAVSSPVHRSPVQD; this comes from the exons ATGAGGAGCGAGCCTGTGACCTGGTCCCCGGTCGCGGCCCAGGCGGCCTCGCTGCTTGAGGAGGCGACGGACCTGCTGGTGTTGCACCGGGACTTCGCCGCCGCCTTGGAGAGGTGTGAAGCTGGTTGCGACAGCCTGGGTACCGCGTCCGGCACCAGCCCCGTCCCCGAGAG TTCTGCAGAAGTGAAATGCTCCCTTTGTGTTGTGGGCATTCAGGCACTGGCTGAGATGAACCGGTGGAGAGAAGTTCTGTCTTGGGTTTTACAGTATTACCATGACCCTGAACATCTGCCTCCAAAAGTTCTGGAGCTGTG TATCCTGCTATACAGCAAAGTTAAAGAGCCGCAGGTGATGCTGGAGGTTGGCAGTAGCTGGTTCAGAGACCAAAGCAATAAGAGGCTCCCCGAGTACGGCTCCTTGCTGGAGCTCTATCTGTTGCATGCGTTGCTTCCCCTTGGCCGCTttgaggcagcagaggagcttgtGCGCAGCTGTGACGTGTTTGACAGCGAGCAGCAGCAAGCCTTTCTGGGGACCATTTCTGAAAGCCGATGTCAGTGGACTCAGCGGGAAGACAGGTATTCGGCTGCTGAACAGCAGGAAGACACAGCAACAGAAACTCTCTTGG GTGCTGTGTCCCAAAAGCTCTTGGCCATGTTGACATTTCTGCGTAGAGCACTGAGGTCCATGTCTAGCCACTTCTCTTTACTTCCTTACAAAAAGATGCTCTTGGCTACTTTTCTGCTGTACTTGGTGGTGGTGAGATTAGACCCAG cttctcctacGTCACTGCCATTCATTTACAAACTGGTGCAGCTCTTCCGACAGGCTTGGGCAGCGGTCTCTTCTCCGGTCCATAGGTCTCCAGTTCAAGACTAA
- the TUBA8 gene encoding tubulin alpha-8 chain — protein sequence MVDLEPTVVDEVRAGTFRELFHPEQLITGKEDAANNYARGHYTIGKESIDVVLDRVRKLTDACSGLQGFLIFHSFGGGTGSGFTSLLMERLSVDYGKKSKLEFAIYPAPQVSTAVVEPYNSILTTHTTLEHSDCAFMVDNEAIYDICRRNLDIERPTYTNLNRLISQIVSSITASLRFDGALNVDLTEFQTNLVPYPRIHFPLVTYAPIISSDRAHHEQLSVAEITSSCFEPHNQMVKCDPRHGKYMACCMLYRGDVVPKDVNVAIAAIKTKRTIQFVDWCPTGFKVGINYQPPTVVPGGDLAPVQRAVCMLSNTTAIAEAWARLDHKFDLMYAKRAFVHWYVGEGMEEGEFAEAREDLAALEKDYEEVGTDSFEENDGE from the exons ATGGTGGACTTGGAACCAACTGTAGTAG ATGAAGTGCGGGCTGGCACCTTCCGGGAACTTTTTCATCCAGAGCAGCTGATTACTGGAAAGGAAGATGCAGCTAACAACTATGCCCGTGGCCACTACACCATTGGCAAAGAAAGCATTGACGTGGTGCTGGATCGTGTCCGGAAGCTG ACTGATGCCTGCTCTGGTCTGCAAGGATTCCTGATCTTCCACAGCTTTGGTGGGGGAACTGGCTCTGGCTTCACCTCTTTGCTGATGGAACGCCTCTCAGTGGATTATGGAAAGAAGTCCAAACTGGAATTTGCCATCTACCCAGCCCCTCAGGTCTCCACTGCAGTGGTGGAGCCCTACAATTCCATCCTGACCACACACACAACCCTGGAGCATTCGGACTGTGCCTTCATGGTGGATAATGAGGCCATTTATGACATCTGCCGCCGAAACCTGGACATAGAGCGCCCTACTTACACCAACCTGAACCGTCTCATCAGCCAGATTGTCTCCTCCATCACCGCCTCACTGCGCTTTGACGGAGCCCTCAATGTGGATCTGACAGAGTTCCAGACAAACCTGGTGCCCTACCCACGCATCCACTTCCCCCTGGTGACCTATGCCCCCATTATCTCCTCTGACAGAGCCCATCACGAGCAGCTCTCAGTGGCTGAAATCACCAGCTCCTGCTTTGAGCCTCACAACCAGATGGTGAAGTGTGACCCAAGACATGGGAAGTACATGGCCTGCTGCATGCTTTACCGCGGTGATGTGGTTCCCAAAGATGTCAACGTAGCAATTGCTGCCATCAAGACCAAGAGAACTATCCAGTTTGTTGACTGGTGTCCAACAGGTTTCAAA GTTGGGATCAACTATCAGCCTCCTACAGTAGTTCCTGGTGGAGACCTAGCCCCAGTTCAGCGAGCAGTCTGCATGCTGAGCAACACCACAGCCATTGCAGAAGCTTGGGCAAGGCTCGACCATAAGTTTGACCTGATGTATGCCAAAAGAGCTTTTGTTCACTGGTATGTGGGTGAAGGTATGGAGGAGGGAGAATTTGCAGAGGCCCGAGAGGACCTAGCTGCCCTGGAGAAAGACTATGAAGAAGTGGGAACTGATTCCTTTGAAGAAAATGATGGGGAATAA